One Mycolicibacterium pulveris genomic region harbors:
- a CDS encoding acyl-CoA dehydrogenase family protein encodes MTAESELMHGISRDTPAQAEFRRRVRQWCAEHVPADWRASQTGATDEEFVAFQKAWFAELHRAGFAVPHWPQEWGGGMSVADQVVLYQELARHDAPRLVLAFVGIHHAASTLLAAGTEEQRRRHLPAILDGEIWVQGFSEPEAGSDLAGLRTTARKVGDSYVVDGQKLWASGGMHADWCLLLARTDPDAPKRKGISYFLLDMTTPGVEVRPIRNAVGDSHFCEVFLNDVEIPAANLVGPENAGWQVAQATLGAERGMTMLELAERLGNAGFRWLVEASPVDDPIVADRLAQFETEIAGLRALCRKLVEDSTTEQPTTGPADASIVKLYYSELLQRMTDFGAEVGGLAAHTELAKPMSSGWESGCWVLDFIGSWEWTIPGGSSEIQRTIIGERGLGLPREPSSA; translated from the coding sequence ATGACCGCCGAATCTGAACTTATGCACGGAATATCGCGGGATACGCCTGCACAAGCTGAGTTTCGGCGGCGGGTGCGGCAGTGGTGCGCCGAGCATGTCCCAGCCGATTGGCGTGCGAGCCAGACGGGCGCCACCGACGAGGAGTTCGTCGCCTTCCAGAAAGCCTGGTTCGCCGAGCTGCACCGCGCGGGGTTCGCCGTGCCGCACTGGCCGCAAGAATGGGGCGGCGGCATGTCGGTCGCCGATCAGGTCGTGCTGTATCAGGAGCTGGCCCGCCACGACGCGCCGCGGCTGGTGCTGGCCTTCGTCGGCATCCACCACGCCGCGTCCACGCTGCTGGCGGCGGGCACCGAGGAACAGCGGCGCAGGCATCTGCCCGCCATCCTCGACGGCGAGATCTGGGTGCAGGGCTTCTCCGAACCCGAGGCCGGCTCGGATCTGGCCGGCCTGCGCACCACCGCACGCAAGGTCGGCGACTCCTATGTGGTCGACGGCCAGAAGCTGTGGGCCAGCGGCGGAATGCACGCCGACTGGTGCCTGCTGCTGGCCCGCACCGATCCGGATGCGCCGAAACGCAAAGGCATCTCGTACTTCCTACTCGACATGACGACACCCGGCGTCGAGGTGCGCCCGATCCGCAACGCCGTCGGCGACTCGCACTTCTGCGAGGTCTTCCTCAACGACGTCGAGATCCCGGCGGCCAACCTCGTCGGCCCCGAGAACGCTGGCTGGCAGGTCGCCCAGGCCACGTTGGGCGCCGAGCGGGGCATGACCATGCTCGAGCTCGCCGAGCGGCTCGGCAACGCCGGCTTTCGCTGGCTGGTGGAGGCCAGCCCGGTCGACGACCCGATCGTCGCCGACCGGTTGGCGCAGTTCGAGACCGAGATCGCCGGGCTGCGGGCGCTGTGCCGAAAGCTCGTGGAGGACAGCACAACCGAGCAGCCCACGACCGGGCCCGCCGACGCATCGATCGTCAAGCTCTACTACAGCGAGCTGTTGCAGCGGATGACCGACTTCGGCGCCGAGGTCGGCGGCCTGGCCGCCCACACCGAGTTGGCCAAGCCGATGTCCAGCGGCTGGGAATCGGGTTGCTGGGTGCTGGACTTCATCGGCTCGTGGGAATGGACCATCCCCGGCGGGTCGAGCGAGATCCAGCGCACCATCATCGGCGAGCGCGGCCTCGGCCTGCCGCGAGAACCGAGCAGCGCATGA
- a CDS encoding acyl-CoA dehydrogenase family protein, whose translation MAEFSEFHDELRSVARDLLGKDRTVDWAALVEAGWVGLEVPEEFGGAGATFEETAIICEEMGRAASATSYLGSAVLAVGALNALQPSDVRDQLLRDIASGSARVAVAFEPLEFVPDAEDADRVLVITDGGLAEPAVTVTPRPVVDETRRLATVSPTERDGDVLCFAGDSAAIIARLRDRAAVAIACDSLGLSEAMLSATVDYAKVRQQFGRPIGSFQAVKHACADMLVSIAVSRRLVAAAVHAVAADDPDAGVAAAMAKSHACGAAVDIAGKAMQLHGGIGYTWESGVHVYLKRAALNRSLFGSPTAHRQRLAQRYR comes from the coding sequence ATGGCCGAGTTCTCCGAGTTTCACGACGAGCTGCGCTCGGTGGCGCGCGATCTGCTCGGCAAGGACCGCACGGTCGACTGGGCGGCGCTCGTCGAGGCCGGCTGGGTGGGGCTGGAGGTGCCCGAGGAGTTCGGCGGCGCCGGTGCGACGTTCGAAGAGACCGCGATCATCTGTGAGGAGATGGGCCGCGCCGCCAGCGCCACCAGTTACCTGGGCAGTGCGGTGTTGGCCGTCGGCGCGCTGAACGCACTGCAGCCCAGCGACGTCCGCGACCAGTTGCTGCGCGACATCGCGTCCGGTTCGGCCCGGGTGGCCGTCGCGTTCGAGCCGCTCGAGTTCGTGCCCGACGCCGAAGACGCCGACCGGGTACTCGTGATCACCGACGGCGGCCTCGCCGAACCGGCGGTGACCGTGACCCCGCGGCCCGTCGTCGACGAGACCCGCAGGCTCGCAACGGTATCCCCAACGGAGCGCGACGGCGACGTGCTGTGCTTCGCCGGGGATTCCGCCGCCATTATCGCCAGGCTGCGCGACCGGGCCGCGGTCGCGATCGCCTGCGACAGCCTCGGGCTGAGCGAGGCGATGCTCTCGGCGACCGTCGACTATGCGAAGGTGCGCCAGCAGTTCGGCAGGCCGATCGGCTCGTTCCAGGCCGTCAAACACGCCTGCGCCGACATGCTCGTCAGCATTGCCGTCTCCCGCCGGCTCGTCGCCGCCGCGGTGCACGCCGTCGCCGCCGACGACCCGGACGCCGGCGTCGCCGCGGCGATGGCCAAATCGCACGCGTGCGGCGCGGCCGTCGACATCGCCGGCAAAGCCATGCAGCTGCACGGGGGCATCGGTTACACGTGGGAAAGCGGCGTCCACGTCTACCTCAAACGCGCCGCGCTCAACCGTTCCCTGTTCGGTTCGCCGACAGCACACCGTCAACGACTCGCACAACGCTATCGCTAA
- a CDS encoding thiamine pyrophosphate-binding protein: MGVPVYKRILDLFEAEGVNTLFGIPDPNFVHMFAEADARGWSVVAPHHELSAGFMAEAASRMTGKPGLCIGTLGPGMANIAGAIQCALVENSPVIFLGGQRARITERRVRRGRIQFVQQEPLFEASVKYSSSIEYADQTDEIIHEAIRRSMSGTPGPSYIEFPSHVILEELDVADAPPPNRYRLVNQGAGAREVAEAVKLIREAKSPILLVGHGVHTSRTQQEVKELAELMACPVIQTSGGTSYIPGLQDRTFPYLFSPAANEAVEESDLCVALGTELGEPMHYGRTQHWAGNDANRKWVYVEQDPAAIGVNRSFDVPLVGDLRGVVPQLVEALRDTPREPSANLDKLVKADAEELAQLAENAPSGRTPIHPARFVVEATKAFNELEDGIMVRDGGATVIFQWTYSQSKPRDVIWNQNFGHLGTGLPYAVGASIAEGRKRPVMLLTSDSSFLFHIAELETAAREGVPLVCVVGVDHQWGLEVGVYKRTFPQPSPQPGVHWSKDVRMDKIAEGFGCHGEYVEKDDELAPAIARAYASGKVGVVHVCIDPKANSEEMPKYDRFRTWYAEGTQ, translated from the coding sequence ATGGGCGTACCGGTCTACAAGCGCATTCTCGACCTCTTCGAGGCCGAGGGGGTGAACACCCTGTTCGGCATCCCGGACCCCAATTTCGTGCACATGTTCGCCGAGGCCGACGCCCGCGGGTGGTCGGTGGTCGCGCCGCACCACGAGCTCAGCGCGGGGTTCATGGCCGAGGCGGCCTCGCGGATGACCGGCAAGCCGGGACTGTGCATCGGCACCCTCGGGCCGGGCATGGCCAACATCGCGGGGGCGATCCAGTGCGCGCTGGTCGAGAACTCGCCGGTGATCTTCCTCGGCGGGCAGCGCGCGCGCATCACCGAGCGGCGCGTTCGGCGCGGCCGTATCCAATTCGTGCAGCAGGAACCGCTTTTCGAGGCGTCGGTCAAGTACAGCAGTTCGATCGAGTACGCCGACCAGACCGACGAGATCATCCACGAGGCGATCCGGCGCTCGATGTCGGGCACACCCGGACCCAGCTACATCGAATTCCCCTCGCATGTGATCCTCGAAGAGCTCGACGTCGCAGACGCCCCGCCGCCCAACCGGTACCGCCTCGTCAACCAGGGGGCCGGGGCGCGTGAGGTGGCCGAGGCGGTGAAGCTGATCCGCGAGGCGAAGAGCCCGATCCTGCTCGTCGGCCACGGCGTACACACGTCGCGCACCCAGCAGGAGGTCAAGGAGTTGGCCGAGCTGATGGCGTGCCCGGTCATCCAGACCTCCGGAGGCACCTCGTACATCCCGGGGCTGCAGGACCGGACCTTCCCCTACCTGTTCTCCCCGGCCGCCAACGAGGCGGTCGAGGAATCCGACCTGTGTGTCGCGCTGGGAACCGAACTCGGCGAGCCCATGCACTACGGCCGCACCCAGCACTGGGCCGGCAACGACGCCAACCGCAAATGGGTGTACGTCGAGCAGGACCCGGCGGCCATTGGCGTCAACCGCTCGTTCGATGTGCCGCTGGTCGGTGATCTGCGCGGCGTCGTGCCGCAGCTTGTCGAGGCGCTGCGCGACACCCCGCGCGAACCGTCGGCCAACCTCGACAAGCTGGTCAAGGCCGACGCCGAAGAGCTTGCCCAACTCGCCGAGAACGCGCCGTCGGGGCGCACGCCGATTCATCCGGCGCGGTTCGTCGTCGAAGCCACCAAGGCGTTCAACGAACTCGAGGACGGCATCATGGTGCGCGACGGCGGCGCGACCGTGATCTTCCAGTGGACCTATTCGCAGTCCAAGCCGCGCGACGTGATCTGGAACCAGAACTTCGGGCATCTGGGCACCGGACTGCCGTATGCGGTCGGCGCCTCGATCGCCGAGGGTCGCAAGCGTCCGGTGATGTTGCTGACAAGCGATTCTTCGTTCCTGTTCCACATCGCCGAACTCGAGACCGCCGCACGGGAAGGGGTGCCGCTGGTGTGCGTGGTCGGTGTGGACCACCAGTGGGGCCTGGAGGTGGGCGTCTACAAGCGGACCTTCCCGCAGCCGTCGCCGCAGCCGGGCGTGCACTGGAGCAAGGACGTGCGGATGGACAAGATCGCCGAGGGCTTCGGCTGCCACGGCGAATACGTCGAGAAGGACGACGAGCTCGCACCGGCCATCGCCCGGGCCTACGCCAGCGGCAAGGTCGGCGTCGTGCACGTCTGCATCGACCCGAAGGCCAACTCCGAGGAGATGCCCAAGTACGACCGCTTCCGAACCTGGTATGCAGAAGGCACACAGTAG
- a CDS encoding aldehyde dehydrogenase family protein produces the protein MREYLKFYIDGKWVDPVRPNTLDVDNPTTEEVSGRIALGSAADVDVAVQAARKAFATWSQSSREERLDLLQTILAEYQKRSDDLADAVSEEMGAPASLAAGPQVALGMGHLSTAIDVLKNFAFEEQLGSTLVVKEPIGVCGLITPWNWPINQIACKVFPALATGCTMVLKPSEVAPYSAQIFTEIIDAAGVPAGVYNLVYGDGPGVGAALSNHPDIDMVSFTGSTRAGIDVARNAAATVKRVTQELGGKSPNIVLDDDDFAKSVAAGTSVMMVNSGQSCNAPSRMLVPNSRMDEAIAVAKETAAAVKVGDPNDPRALGPVASKAQFDKIQGLLQKGIDEGATLVIGGPGRPDGLDTGYYVKPTVFANVRNDMTIAREEIFGPVLCIIGYDDLDQALEIANDTDYGLAGYVSGADLDQARSVARRIRAGSVAINHGFDMTAPFGGYKRSGNGREWGQFGFEEYLETKSTMNYAPEAAAG, from the coding sequence ATGCGTGAGTATCTGAAGTTCTACATCGACGGCAAGTGGGTCGACCCGGTCCGGCCCAACACCCTCGACGTCGACAACCCGACCACCGAGGAAGTCTCCGGCCGGATCGCGCTCGGTTCCGCCGCCGACGTCGACGTGGCCGTGCAGGCGGCGCGCAAGGCGTTCGCCACCTGGTCACAGTCCAGCCGGGAGGAACGGCTCGACCTGTTGCAGACGATCCTGGCGGAGTATCAGAAGCGCTCCGATGATCTGGCCGACGCGGTCAGCGAGGAGATGGGCGCGCCCGCGTCCCTGGCGGCGGGGCCGCAGGTGGCGCTGGGGATGGGCCACCTGTCGACGGCCATCGACGTGCTGAAGAACTTCGCGTTCGAAGAGCAGCTCGGTTCCACGCTGGTGGTCAAGGAGCCGATCGGGGTCTGCGGCCTGATCACGCCGTGGAACTGGCCGATCAACCAGATCGCCTGCAAGGTTTTCCCGGCACTGGCGACGGGCTGCACGATGGTGCTCAAGCCGTCGGAGGTGGCGCCGTACTCCGCGCAGATCTTCACCGAGATCATCGACGCCGCAGGTGTTCCCGCCGGCGTATACAACCTCGTCTACGGCGACGGACCCGGCGTCGGCGCCGCGCTGTCCAACCACCCCGACATCGACATGGTGTCCTTCACCGGGTCCACCCGCGCCGGCATCGACGTCGCCCGCAACGCGGCCGCGACGGTGAAGCGGGTGACGCAGGAACTCGGCGGCAAGAGCCCCAACATCGTGCTCGACGACGACGACTTCGCCAAGAGCGTGGCCGCTGGCACGTCGGTGATGATGGTCAACAGCGGGCAAAGCTGCAACGCGCCGTCGCGCATGCTGGTGCCGAACTCGCGCATGGACGAGGCCATCGCGGTGGCCAAGGAGACCGCGGCCGCGGTGAAGGTCGGCGATCCGAACGATCCCAGGGCGCTGGGGCCGGTGGCGTCCAAGGCGCAGTTCGACAAGATCCAGGGGCTGCTGCAGAAGGGCATCGACGAGGGCGCGACGCTGGTCATCGGCGGCCCCGGGCGTCCCGACGGCCTGGACACCGGCTACTACGTCAAGCCGACGGTGTTCGCCAACGTCCGCAACGACATGACCATCGCCCGCGAGGAGATCTTCGGGCCGGTGCTGTGCATCATCGGCTACGACGACCTCGACCAGGCCCTCGAGATCGCCAACGACACCGACTACGGGCTGGCCGGCTACGTCTCTGGTGCCGACCTGGACCAGGCGCGCTCGGTGGCCCGCCGGATTCGCGCCGGTTCGGTGGCGATCAACCACGGCTTCGACATGACCGCGCCGTTCGGCGGATACAAGCGCAGCGGCAACGGCCGCGAGTGGGGTCAGTTCGGCTTCGAGGAGTATCTGGAGACGAAGTCGACGATGAACTACGCGCCGGAGGCCGCGGCCGGGTAG
- a CDS encoding amidohydrolase family protein, with translation MVSEKYEYGVDFDRIDAIDIHTHVEVDCHGHKAYTDELIEATAKYFKRSPGQLSSVDAVAELYRQHNTAAVVFTIDARTGMRHVPNSIEDLVAGAVRNRDVLIPFGSVDPWQGRAAVHRVRELVGEYGVRGFKFHPSMQAFEPNDRRFYPIYEAITEAGVPALFHTGQTGMGSGLPGGGRVKLRYSDPMLLDDVAADFPELTIVMAHPAVPWVDSQIAIAAHKANVYLDLSGWSPKYFPPQLVHALGRQLRTKALFGTDFPYIQLDRWRRDFEALDIDAAVVPLVYKENALRVLGISS, from the coding sequence ATCGTGAGCGAAAAGTACGAATACGGGGTCGATTTCGATCGCATCGACGCGATCGACATCCACACCCACGTCGAGGTCGACTGCCACGGCCACAAGGCCTACACCGACGAGCTGATCGAGGCGACCGCGAAGTACTTCAAGCGGTCGCCCGGTCAGCTGTCGAGCGTCGACGCCGTCGCCGAGCTGTACCGGCAGCACAACACCGCGGCGGTGGTGTTCACCATCGACGCGCGCACCGGTATGCGCCATGTGCCCAACTCGATAGAGGACCTCGTCGCGGGGGCGGTGCGCAACCGCGATGTGTTGATCCCGTTCGGCAGCGTCGATCCGTGGCAGGGCCGCGCCGCGGTGCACCGGGTGCGCGAGCTCGTCGGCGAGTACGGCGTCAGGGGCTTCAAGTTCCACCCGAGCATGCAGGCCTTCGAGCCCAACGACCGCCGGTTCTACCCGATCTATGAGGCGATCACCGAGGCGGGTGTGCCCGCGCTGTTCCACACCGGGCAGACGGGCATGGGCTCGGGGCTGCCGGGCGGGGGCCGGGTCAAACTGCGCTACTCCGACCCGATGTTGCTCGACGACGTCGCCGCCGATTTCCCGGAGCTGACGATCGTGATGGCCCACCCGGCGGTGCCGTGGGTGGACTCGCAGATCGCGATCGCCGCGCACAAGGCGAACGTGTACCTCGACCTGTCGGGGTGGAGCCCGAAGTACTTTCCGCCCCAGCTGGTGCACGCCCTGGGCCGGCAGCTGCGGACAAAGGCGTTGTTCGGCACCGACTTTCCGTACATTCAGCTGGACCGGTGGCGCCGCGACTTCGAGGCGCTCGACATCGACGCGGCGGTGGTGCCGCTGGTCTACAAGGAGAACGCGCTGCGGGTCCTCGGGATCAGTTCGTAA
- a CDS encoding VOC family protein yields MPVRTAAPVGAPTWIDLASSDLERSKQFYGAVFGWTFESAGPEYGGYVTALKDGRPVAGLMHNDPQWNSPDGWTIYFHTADIKATLNSAVAAGAITCMEPVEPMEIKDKGWMGMLSDPVGAMFGLWQPTGHRGFEVINEDGAPVYHQLTTRDYRKALDFYRDVFGWQTDTVSDTDEFRYATASFDGEALLGVMDGSGHLDEGVPSTWSFFLGADDVDKTVQLIVDNGGSVIRAAEDTPYGRLAAVADATGAGFNLSSV; encoded by the coding sequence GTGCCCGTTCGCACTGCCGCCCCCGTCGGCGCACCGACCTGGATCGACCTCGCCAGCTCCGACCTCGAGCGCTCGAAGCAGTTCTACGGCGCGGTGTTCGGTTGGACGTTCGAGTCCGCGGGCCCGGAATACGGCGGCTACGTCACCGCGCTCAAGGACGGCAGGCCCGTCGCGGGGCTGATGCACAACGATCCACAGTGGAACAGCCCCGACGGCTGGACGATCTACTTCCACACCGCCGACATAAAGGCGACGCTGAACAGCGCCGTCGCCGCCGGCGCCATCACGTGCATGGAACCGGTGGAGCCGATGGAGATCAAGGACAAGGGCTGGATGGGCATGCTCAGCGACCCCGTCGGCGCGATGTTCGGGCTGTGGCAGCCGACCGGGCACCGCGGCTTCGAAGTGATCAACGAGGACGGCGCGCCGGTCTATCACCAGCTCACCACCCGCGACTACCGCAAGGCGCTGGACTTCTACCGCGACGTGTTCGGCTGGCAGACCGACACGGTGTCCGACACCGATGAATTCCGGTACGCCACAGCGTCGTTCGACGGTGAAGCTCTGCTCGGCGTGATGGACGGCTCGGGCCACCTCGATGAGGGGGTGCCGTCGACCTGGTCCTTCTTCCTCGGCGCCGACGACGTCGACAAGACGGTGCAGCTGATCGTCGACAACGGGGGCAGCGTCATCCGCGCTGCCGAGGACACGCCGTACGGCCGGTTGGCGGCCGTCGCCGACGCCACCGGCGCCGGCTTCAACCTGTCGTCGGTGTAG
- a CDS encoding SDR family oxidoreductase has product MHKESAERIVLVTGGSRGVGAESAQRLAGPDTHVVVHYRNAAQRAQAVVDAITDAGGRASSLRADIADEAESAAMVETIAERFGRLDAVVLNASVHLEPGTHAGHAMRINREAQRRLVVMGLPLIRSGGRIVFVTNHQAHFYPLKAVPKGQTALAAGRWAGETTLYAMRSEFHRAGVHFTVVSGDTVDASFADAVVNAVNTATPTGMVYVGGPEHRMIA; this is encoded by the coding sequence ATGCACAAGGAATCCGCTGAACGGATCGTCCTGGTCACCGGTGGTTCACGAGGCGTGGGCGCGGAATCCGCACAGCGGCTCGCCGGCCCCGACACGCACGTCGTCGTGCACTACCGAAACGCAGCCCAGCGCGCACAAGCCGTCGTCGACGCCATCACCGACGCAGGCGGCCGCGCATCCAGCCTGCGCGCCGATATCGCCGACGAGGCCGAGAGCGCGGCCATGGTCGAGACCATCGCCGAGCGCTTCGGGCGGCTGGACGCCGTGGTCCTCAACGCCTCAGTGCACCTCGAGCCGGGCACGCACGCGGGTCACGCGATGCGGATCAACCGCGAGGCCCAGCGGCGTCTCGTGGTGATGGGCCTGCCGCTGATCCGGTCGGGCGGACGCATCGTGTTCGTCACCAACCACCAGGCCCACTTCTACCCGCTCAAGGCGGTGCCGAAAGGGCAGACCGCCCTCGCGGCGGGCAGGTGGGCGGGCGAGACCACGCTGTACGCGATGCGGTCGGAATTCCACCGCGCCGGTGTGCATTTCACGGTGGTGTCCGGCGACACCGTCGACGCGTCGTTCGCCGATGCGGTCGTCAACGCCGTCAACACCGCCACCCCGACCGGCATGGTGTATGTCGGCGGGCCCGAACACCGCATGATCGCCTAG
- a CDS encoding RNA-binding S4 domain-containing protein translates to MESTRVDRWLWSVRLAKTRPDAAAACRGGRVRVNGRPAKPATLVSPGDEVRARVGEVTRVVEVLRVIHKRVGAADAVTCYLDRTPKPPPVQAVPVAVRDRGAGRPTKRDRRMLDKLRGIRP, encoded by the coding sequence GTGGAGTCGACGCGCGTGGACCGGTGGCTGTGGTCGGTCCGCCTCGCCAAGACCCGACCGGACGCCGCCGCGGCGTGCCGGGGAGGGCGGGTGCGGGTCAACGGTCGGCCCGCGAAGCCGGCCACCCTGGTGTCGCCCGGCGACGAGGTGCGGGCCCGGGTCGGTGAGGTCACGCGCGTCGTGGAGGTGTTGCGCGTCATCCACAAGCGGGTGGGTGCCGCCGACGCGGTGACGTGCTATCTCGACCGAACCCCCAAGCCCCCGCCCGTGCAGGCGGTCCCGGTCGCCGTCCGTGACCGCGGTGCGGGTCGCCCGACCAAGCGGGACCGTCGGATGTTGGACAAGTTGCGCGGCATCCGACCGTGA
- a CDS encoding cupin domain-containing protein: MTELPDWARRLELSPHPEGGWFRETWRSELTVPQSALPPDYTGPRSAGTAILFLLMPGQQSAWHTVRSAELWLYHCGSPLLLEVGAQQDSATTHLLGADILAGQQPQFVVPPGHWQRARPRDDEPTLVSCVVIPGFDFADFELAAPGD; encoded by the coding sequence ATGACCGAACTTCCCGACTGGGCGCGGCGCCTCGAGCTGTCCCCCCACCCCGAGGGCGGCTGGTTTCGGGAAACCTGGCGCAGCGAATTGACCGTGCCGCAATCGGCGCTGCCACCCGACTACACCGGCCCGCGCAGCGCCGGTACGGCAATCCTGTTCCTGCTCATGCCCGGCCAGCAGTCGGCGTGGCACACCGTGCGCAGCGCGGAGCTGTGGCTCTACCACTGCGGCAGCCCGCTACTTCTCGAGGTCGGCGCCCAACAAGACAGCGCCACAACACATCTGCTCGGGGCAGACATCCTGGCGGGCCAACAACCGCAGTTCGTCGTGCCACCCGGCCACTGGCAGCGGGCCCGGCCCCGCGACGACGAGCCGACGCTCGTCAGCTGCGTGGTGATACCGGGATTCGACTTCGCCGACTTTGAGCTGGCCGCGCCTGGCGACTGA
- a CDS encoding GNAT family N-acetyltransferase → MTGFVEPVTMSGRRWVKLEPLSREHIPEITAAAADGELGRLWFTAAPAPEAVAQWVDNRLAVQYPDQGLTFVVRRLDGTLVGSSSYMSVDPPNRRLEIGNTWYVESARRSGVNSETKLLMLGHAFDRLGCVAVEFRTHFFNFASRAAIERLGAKLDGVLRSHQLSADGSRRDTVVYSILDIEWPAVRSSLKFRLDRNG, encoded by the coding sequence ATGACCGGCTTCGTCGAGCCGGTGACGATGAGCGGGCGGCGGTGGGTGAAGCTCGAACCGCTTAGCCGCGAACACATCCCGGAGATCACCGCGGCGGCGGCCGACGGTGAACTGGGCCGGCTGTGGTTCACCGCGGCACCCGCGCCGGAGGCCGTCGCGCAGTGGGTGGACAACAGGCTGGCCGTGCAGTATCCCGACCAGGGCCTGACGTTCGTGGTGCGCCGCCTCGACGGCACGCTCGTGGGCTCGTCGAGCTACATGAGCGTTGACCCGCCCAACCGACGCCTGGAGATCGGCAACACCTGGTATGTCGAGTCCGCGCGCCGCAGCGGCGTCAACTCCGAGACCAAGCTGTTGATGCTCGGCCACGCTTTCGACCGGCTGGGTTGTGTCGCAGTGGAATTCCGCACCCACTTCTTCAACTTTGCCAGCCGCGCCGCGATCGAACGACTGGGCGCCAAGCTCGACGGCGTGTTGCGCAGCCATCAGCTCTCGGCCGACGGCTCACGTCGCGACACGGTCGTGTACTCGATTCTGGACATCGAGTGGCCCGCGGTGCGGTCCAGCCTGAAATTCAGGCTGGACCGCAACGGCTGA
- a CDS encoding Hsp20/alpha crystallin family protein: protein MLRFDPFSELDALTRGLLTSQTGSSRSPRFMPMDLCKIDDHYLLTADLPGVDPGSVDVNVDNGMLTISAHRTARSEDGAQWLTSERFFGTYRRQLALGEGIDTDAISATYENGVLSVTIPLAERAKPRKIEVAHSSTPKSIEATTVESG from the coding sequence GTGCTTCGTTTTGATCCGTTCAGCGAACTCGATGCTCTGACCCGGGGCCTGCTCACCAGCCAGACCGGATCAAGTCGTTCTCCTCGGTTCATGCCGATGGACCTCTGCAAGATCGACGATCACTATTTGCTGACGGCCGACCTGCCCGGTGTTGACCCCGGCTCGGTGGACGTCAACGTCGACAACGGCATGCTGACGATCTCTGCGCACCGCACCGCCCGCTCCGAGGACGGCGCGCAATGGCTCACCAGCGAGAGGTTCTTCGGCACCTACCGCAGGCAGCTGGCGCTGGGCGAAGGTATCGACACCGACGCCATTTCGGCCACCTACGAGAACGGGGTGCTGTCCGTGACCATCCCGCTGGCCGAACGGGCCAAGCCGCGCAAGATCGAGGTCGCCCACAGCTCGACACCCAAGTCGATCGAGGCGACCACGGTCGAATCCGGGTAG
- a CDS encoding GAF and ANTAR domain-containing protein: MTDLSSAHGLAHRMAELARASAAPRSVANVLSDVTATARELIPGTDTAGILLVGRGGKYESLAGTSEVPHQLDELQMRFNEGPCVQAAVDDLLVRTDDFRKEDRWPSYAPACVAVGVLSGLSVKLYTAERTAGALNLFSFTPNAFDTDDETIAAILAAHAAAAILASRHGEQLESALSTRDRIGQAKGIIMERYGVDDVRAFEMLKQISQDSNTRLADVAQRVIDTRNS, from the coding sequence ATGACCGACCTCTCCAGCGCCCACGGGCTGGCGCACCGCATGGCCGAGTTGGCGCGCGCATCCGCGGCGCCGCGCAGCGTCGCCAACGTACTGTCCGACGTCACCGCGACGGCACGAGAGCTCATCCCGGGCACCGACACGGCGGGCATCCTGCTGGTGGGTCGGGGCGGGAAGTACGAATCGCTGGCGGGCACATCCGAGGTGCCGCATCAACTCGACGAGCTGCAGATGAGGTTCAACGAAGGGCCGTGCGTGCAGGCGGCTGTCGACGACCTCCTCGTGCGCACCGACGACTTCCGGAAGGAAGACCGGTGGCCCAGCTACGCGCCGGCGTGCGTCGCGGTCGGGGTGCTCAGCGGATTGTCGGTGAAGCTGTACACCGCGGAGCGCACGGCGGGTGCCCTGAACCTGTTCAGCTTCACACCGAACGCGTTCGACACCGACGACGAAACGATCGCCGCGATCCTCGCGGCCCACGCCGCGGCGGCGATCCTGGCCAGCCGCCACGGGGAACAGCTGGAGTCGGCGCTGTCGACCAGGGACCGCATCGGCCAGGCCAAGGGCATCATCATGGAGCGCTACGGCGTCGACGACGTGCGGGCGTTCGAGATGCTCAAACAGATCTCGCAGGACAGCAACACCCGGCTGGCCGACGTCGCGCAGCGGGTGATCGACACACGAAACAGCTGA